The sequence below is a genomic window from Oligoflexia bacterium.
TACTTTTTTACCCACTTGCAGGTTGGCAATTTTTTTAGGCAAGTCATTAAAGTTGATGATGCTTTGACCATCTACCTTCAAAATAACATCTCCAGCTTTAACACCAGCCTTGGCCGCGGGGCTGTCTTTTTGAACAGAAGAAACCAAAGCACCTCTATTGTTAGGTAAACCCAAAAACTTGGCGTGCTCATCATCTACTTTTTGGATGTAAACCCCCAACCAACCTCGGGTGACACTGCCTGTCTCTTGTAATTGTGTGATAATATTTTTAGCTAAATTAATAGGGATGGCAAAACCAATGCCTTGTCCAGAAGCAACAATCGCCGTATTGATACCCACCACTTTGCCTTCTAAGTTAAACAAGGGACCGCCTGAATTGCCGGGATTAATGGATGCATCGGTCTGAATAAAGTTATCATAAGGACCAAAACCTATGGTCCGCTCTTTGGCACTGACAATGCCTTGGGTCACGGTGTGTGATAAGCCAAAAGGGTTACCAATGGCTACCACAATTTCACCCACTTGCAATTGATCAGAATCACCCAAAACCAAAGGTTGTAATTCTTCTTTGGGTTCAATTTTTATTAAGGCCACATCGGTCTTGGGATCAGCTCCCACCAACTTGGCTTTGTATTCACGATCTTGACCAATGGTCACCGTGATTTCACTGGCTTTTTCTACCACATGGTTGTTGGTGACAATCAGACCATTTTTATTGATGATAAAACCAGAGCCTAAACTAGGACGCTGAATTTCTTGTTGGGGTTCGCCTTGCTCACCAAAAAAATGTTTAAAAATATCTGAGCCAAAAAACTCTTCAAAAGCATCGTTGTTTTGTCCATTGGGGCCGCCAAAAAAACGCGGCTGATTTTGTTTGATGATTTGGGTGGTTCCAATATTGACCACACCAGCATCTGAGTTTTTGGCCACTTTGATGAAGGTATCAGCAGCAATGGCACCACCTTTCCAAGGAACAGTTAAGGGGGTTGTTTCAGCTTCTTCCACCCAAACTTTATCTTTGCTATCTAAAGCACCATTTGTTCCAGAGGTGTTTTTTTGTTTGTGCTGAGGCTTCCATTTGTTAAAAAAACTTTGCCCATCTTCACCGCAGCCATTTAGGGCCAAGGTTAAAAAAAGCGTGAAAAATAAAGGTTTTAGTAGTAGTGAGCGTTTCATTGTATCTTCCTTAAAAAATAAATCCCCATTAATTGTCAACAAAGCATAGACAAATCATCAATACAGCTTATATTAATCCCCCAGGATATTTTTATGCAAAGAAAAAAACAAAAAAACAAAAAATCACCCAATCCAAAACGTTCACCCATGCAGTTTTTACTGATTGGCTTAGGCCTTTTGCTGGTGATTAATTTGTTCATGTCACCCAGTCGTCCAGATAAAATTCCTTACAGTGAGTTTAAAACTAAAATAAAGGAAGGCGCATTCAAACGCGTGTATTTTTCTGATCCTTATGTTGTGGGTGAGCTTAAAGAGGGTGTTGAACATGAAAGTAAATTTACCGCTCCATCATGGATGAAAATTGAACCGTCATTGTCTGCTGTAAAAGTGGCAGAAGATAAAAGCTTAATTGAATTGCTGGATCAACAACAAATCCCTTATGAGCATAAAATTCAAAATCGGGCGTTTAGAGATTTTTTACTGACCTGGATTTTACCTTTGGGTTTGATGTTTTTCTTATGGACTCTGTTCATGAAGCGCATGGGCGGTGGACCGGGTTCAGAAATCATGCGTTTTGGTAAAAGTAAAAATAAGATGCAAGCGCAAGACAACATTAAAACCCGTTTTAAAGATGTTGCTGGCCAAGATGAAGCCAAAGATGAATTGGTTGAGATTGTAGATTTTCTTAAAAACCCTAAACAGTTTACACATTTGGGCGGTAAGTTGCCTAAAGGCGTTTTGTTGGTAGGTCCTCCCGGAACCGGTAAAACCTTATTGGCCAAAGCTGTGGCCGGTGAAGCCAAAGTTCCATTTTTCTATGCCTCAGGTTCAGATTTTGTTGAGATGTTTGTGGGGGTTGGAGCTTCACGCGTCCGGGATTTGTTTGAACAAGCCAAAAAACAAGCGCCCTGTATTATATTTATAGATGAGTTGGATGCAGTGGGTAAATCCAGATCAGCCTCTAATTTAGGTGGTCATGACGAGCGTGAGCAAACCCTCAACCAACTTTTGGTGGAAATGGATGGTTTTGATTCCAAAGCCGGGGTTATTGTTTTGGCGGCCACCAACCGGGCAGAAATTTTAGACAAAGCCTTGTTGCGCGCCGGTCGTTTTGACCGTCAGATTGGTGTGGGTCAACCAGACGTTAAGGAAAGACAAGCTATTTTAGAATTACACGCAAAAAACATTAAAATGGATGAAGCGGTTGATTTAGAGGTGGTGGCCAAAGGTACCACGGGCATGGTGGGTGCTGACTTAGCCAATGTTATCAACCAAGCCGCTTTGCTGGCAGCCCGTTTTAAACGTAAAACGGTTATGCCAGAAGATTTTGAAGAAGCCATTGAACGGACCTATGTTGGTTTAGAGAAAAAGAAAATGGCCATCAGACCGCATGAAAAGAAAGTGATTGCCCATCATGAGGCGGGGCATGCGATTGTTGCAGCCTTTAATAAAAACACAGATAAAGTGCATAAAATTTCTATTATTCCAAGAGGCTTAAGTGCCTTAGGCTATACCCGCTATCTTCCTATTGAAGATCAGTATTTATCCAGTAAATCTGACTTGATTGGTAGGGTTGATTCTTTGTTAGGTGGGCAAGCCGCAGAAGATATTATTTTTGGTGAAATTTCTACTGGTGCATCGGATGATTTAAAACGTGCCAGTGCCATTGTCCGTAATATGATTACCAAGTATGGCATGGGAGAGTCTTTGGGCTCAGCCACCCTGTATGAAGAAAACAATGAATACAGCGATGATACTTTGAAAAATGTAGATCAAGAAGTCAAAGGCTTTTTAAAACAGAGAATGGACGCGGTTAAAGCCCTGTTGAAAAAGCAAATTAAATTGCTTGAAGAAGTGGCGCAAACCTTATTGGAAAAAGAAGTGATTGAAGCCAAAGAGTTTGAAGAACTGGTGAGTAAACACACCGGTGGTAAAATGGCATTTTAATTTCAATCAACGGTTTAAACAATCTAGAGTCAAAGCTTCTCCAAACATAATAAACATTAAATGTTTTGAAGAACTTACGCAGGCTATTTTTTCCTTGCTGCTTACGTGTGCTTGCGTTAGTTAACATAAATGGACTTAGATGTAAGCAGTGTTTATTTTTATGGAGTTTTAACTTATTTACTCATGCTGGTGGGGGTAGCGTTTTACTTAAGTAAGCGAGTGCATTCGCAAGCAGACTTTGCCGTAGCTGGTCGAAACTTACCTAGCTTTGTGGTGTTTGGGACCTTGGTGGCCACTTGGATGGGCAGTGGTTCTTTATTTGGCCATTCAGAAAAAGCTTACAATAGCGGTTTGGTGATTACCTTGATGCTCTTGGCAGATGTTTTGGGTTTTGGTCTATTGTACCTGCTTGCGGGAAAAGTGAGACGCATGCAAGAGTTGACCTTGCAAGATTTATTGGAAAAACGTTACAACCGTTGGGTACGCTTGTTTGGTTCTATTGCTTTGATCATTGCTTACACCACCATTGTATCCTATCAATTTAGAGCAGCAGGTTCCGTACTTAATTTAATTAAACCATCTATTTCTGTGGGTAATGCAACGCTTATGGCCGCAGTATTTATCATGCTGTTCACGGTAACTGCAGGCCTACTCTCAGTGGCTTATACGGATGTGATTCAAGGCGTGACCATGATTGTGGGTGTATTCATTGCTGTGCCCATTCTTGTTTCTAAAGCGGGTGGCATGGGTGAAATTATGGCTCAACTACCACAGAGTTATTTTAATCCTTTTCATGATTTTAGTTTTACAGCATTTTTAGGTTTGTTTTTACCAGCCTTTTTATTGTTATTGGGGGATGCCAATATGTACCAACGTTTTTTTGCTGCGCGCAGTGAAGGCTCAGCCAAAAAAGCTGTATCGTTTGTGATTGTTGGAATTTTGGCCGTTGAGCTGGCCATTATTTTTATGGCCATGATTGGACAAGTTTTAGAGCCAGGTTTGGCCAATCCAGGAAAAGTGATTGCCGTATTGGCCATTAAACATGTGCCCATGATTCTGGGTGTTATTATGATTACAGTCATAGCGGCAGTTGTGGTTTCTACTGGCGACTCTTATTTGTTGTCACCGGCTACATCGTTTGCCCGTGATATTTATCAAAGTTTTTTACGGCCACAAGCTTCAGAGAAAGAGATGTTGTTGGTTTCAAGAGCC
It includes:
- a CDS encoding DegQ family serine endoprotease — encoded protein: MKRSLLLKPLFFTLFLTLALNGCGEDGQSFFNKWKPQHKQKNTSGTNGALDSKDKVWVEEAETTPLTVPWKGGAIAADTFIKVAKNSDAGVVNIGTTQIIKQNQPRFFGGPNGQNNDAFEEFFGSDIFKHFFGEQGEPQQEIQRPSLGSGFIINKNGLIVTNNHVVEKASEITVTIGQDREYKAKLVGADPKTDVALIKIEPKEELQPLVLGDSDQLQVGEIVVAIGNPFGLSHTVTQGIVSAKERTIGFGPYDNFIQTDASINPGNSGGPLFNLEGKVVGINTAIVASGQGIGFAIPINLAKNIITQLQETGSVTRGWLGVYIQKVDDEHAKFLGLPNNRGALVSSVQKDSPAAKAGVKAGDVILKVDGQSIINFNDLPKKIANLQVGKKVNLTLWRNKKELDVSLTIGKLPNDEELAQKEPSPEKEESPADKPDRLGLITKTLSNSLRAQLKLDEGTQGVLVTDIDRNSKVFDQGLREGDIILKINDQAIKSNSEYQEIVSKLKKDQSVLLYTERPKFGRQFIAFTLIN
- the ftsH gene encoding ATP-dependent zinc metalloprotease FtsH: MQRKKQKNKKSPNPKRSPMQFLLIGLGLLLVINLFMSPSRPDKIPYSEFKTKIKEGAFKRVYFSDPYVVGELKEGVEHESKFTAPSWMKIEPSLSAVKVAEDKSLIELLDQQQIPYEHKIQNRAFRDFLLTWILPLGLMFFLWTLFMKRMGGGPGSEIMRFGKSKNKMQAQDNIKTRFKDVAGQDEAKDELVEIVDFLKNPKQFTHLGGKLPKGVLLVGPPGTGKTLLAKAVAGEAKVPFFYASGSDFVEMFVGVGASRVRDLFEQAKKQAPCIIFIDELDAVGKSRSASNLGGHDEREQTLNQLLVEMDGFDSKAGVIVLAATNRAEILDKALLRAGRFDRQIGVGQPDVKERQAILELHAKNIKMDEAVDLEVVAKGTTGMVGADLANVINQAALLAARFKRKTVMPEDFEEAIERTYVGLEKKKMAIRPHEKKVIAHHEAGHAIVAAFNKNTDKVHKISIIPRGLSALGYTRYLPIEDQYLSSKSDLIGRVDSLLGGQAAEDIIFGEISTGASDDLKRASAIVRNMITKYGMGESLGSATLYEENNEYSDDTLKNVDQEVKGFLKQRMDAVKALLKKQIKLLEEVAQTLLEKEVIEAKEFEELVSKHTGGKMAF
- a CDS encoding sodium:solute symporter family protein, translating into MDLDVSSVYFYGVLTYLLMLVGVAFYLSKRVHSQADFAVAGRNLPSFVVFGTLVATWMGSGSLFGHSEKAYNSGLVITLMLLADVLGFGLLYLLAGKVRRMQELTLQDLLEKRYNRWVRLFGSIALIIAYTTIVSYQFRAAGSVLNLIKPSISVGNATLMAAVFIMLFTVTAGLLSVAYTDVIQGVTMIVGVFIAVPILVSKAGGMGEIMAQLPQSYFNPFHDFSFTAFLGLFLPAFLLLLGDANMYQRFFAARSEGSAKKAVSFVIVGILAVELAIIFMAMIGQVLEPGLANPGKVIAVLAIKHVPMILGVIMITVIAAVVVSTGDSYLLSPATSFARDIYQSFLRPQASEKEMLLVSRASVIVLGLIALGLTQLSDQFLAVALYAYTIYGASITPALMAALFWKRATTAGALGSIIGGTVTTLLWEMVDHSFQIDAVIPAITVSLTLLIGLSLATPKQGIDKLKPFGLDQA